From a single Eretmochelys imbricata isolate rEreImb1 chromosome 13, rEreImb1.hap1, whole genome shotgun sequence genomic region:
- the SALL2 gene encoding sal-like protein 2 isoform X1, with the protein MAEPAGDTGDEAAPSCPTELAAHGDTCHPEQPPPSSSSSANGQDSAGSSSSSSSSSSSSEPRPDSPPGMETETAPLASNPLAPDPPPPPPPPPLAPPAAPPHSGHLNIPLILEELRVLQQRQLHQMQMTEEICRQVLLLGSLGQSAPSAPASEPAPGASHQPKAPLPVFSIKSEPVRTQVSGSPEVPKPTFFHLYHPFPGSARGPKAEPILAPAFPTTGLLAAQCLGAARGLEQATSPGLLRQKNGAGGAELGLEEKPGGRHKCRFCAKVFGSDSALQIHLRSHTGERPYKCNVCGNRFTTRGNLKVHFHRHREKYPHVQMNPHPVPEHLDYVLTGAGLPYGMSVPPEKAEPGEEAAPPERKGLSATESLTLLSGTAAGGTAATQTLPVFNKLVLMKAAEGRGKGDENTPPGREAEGARVPLGKLPSWALLANHFKAGSTGFPFPYVLEPLGASPSETSKLQQLVEKIDRQGASPGAGPAAPSASSPPSSSSSGPNQCVICLRVLSCPRALRLHYGQHGGERPFKCKVCGRAFSTRGNLRAHFVGHKASPAARAQNSCPICQKKFTNAVSLQQHVRMHLGGQIPNGALLPEPPAAPGEGPRQPEGPAPQRDEEELSEEEEEEEEGSDEDSLDSSTEKAMGGEERASSPEEEAAPAHAKEEEDVGKPEVGGAADRSRSPPAGRSPPPATEGEGDPSAQKAEEGGDRAQEGEEEGAAGAGAEEPRASQAKEGVALACGVCKEGFPDGAALRKHALAAHHQVPLGSTAWSCGTARRGRRPVPEALATPGGTAKLQEFLARDVPAQLVGPLSFWNQYTAFIAGGCLAAKTCRGPPITATPSSSTAPPVLFGPATAPSKAAPPEAKEKPAGGPPAAGEAAPESQGKAEK; encoded by the exons ATGGCGGAGCCCGCAG ggGACACAGGTGACGAGGCAGCCCCGTCCTGCCCCACGGAGCTTGCTGCCCACGGGGACACCTGTCACCCCGAGCagccccctccctcttcctcctcctcggcCAACGGGCAAGACAGTGctggctcttcctcctcctcctcctcctcttcctcctcctcggaGCCCCGGCCCGACAGCCCCCCGGGCATGGAGACAGAGACAGCTCCTCTGGCCAGCAATCCCTTGGCCCCGgacccaccccctcctccaccgccACCGCCCCtggctccaccagctgcccccccccactctgggcaCCTCAACATCCCCCTGATCCTGGAGGAGCTGCGGGTGCTCCAGCAGCGCCAGCTGCACCAGATGCAGATGACGGAGGAGATCTGCCGGcaggtgctgctgctgggctccTTGGGGCAGTCAGCCCCCTCGGCCCCCGCCTCAGAGCCAGCCCCGGGAGCCTCCCACCAACCCAAGGCCCCCTTGCCTGTCTTCTCCATCAAGTCCGAGCCGGTGAGGACCCAGGTGTCGGGCTCCCCAGAGGTGCCCAAGCCCACCTTTTTCCACCTCTACCACCCCTTCCCTGGCAGCGCCAGGGGCCCCAAAGCAGAGCCCATCCTGGCCCCAGCGTTCCCTACCACGGGGCTCCTGGCCGCCCAGTGTCTGGGGGCAGCACGGGGCCTGGAGCAGGCCacctccccagggctgctgcgGCAGAAGAACGGGGCCGGGGGAgccgagctggggctggaggagaagcCGGGGGGTCGGCACAAGTGCCGCTTCTGCGCCAAGGTCTTCGGGAGCGACAGCGCCCTGCAGATCCACCTGCGCTCCCACACGGGCGAGCGCCCCTACAAGTGCAACGTCTGTGGCAACCGCTTCACCACCCGGGGCAACCTCAAAGTGCACTTCCACCGGCACCGGGAGAAGTACCCCCATGTCCAGATGAACCCCCACCCGGTCCCGGAGCACCTCGACTATGTGCTGACCGGCGCCGGGCTGCCCTATGGCATGTCCGTGCCGCCGGAGAAGGCCGAGCCGGGTGAGGAAGCAGCGCCCCCCGAGCGCAAGGGGCTGAGCGCCACCGAGAGCCTGACACTGCTCTCGGGCACCGCGGCCGGGGGCACAGCCGCCACTCAGACCCTGCCCGTCTTCAACAAGCTGGTGCTGATGAAAGCGGCcgaggggcggggcaagggggaCGAGAACACGCCGCCGGGGCGGGAAGCAGAAGGAGCCCGGGTGCCCCTGGGCAAGCTGCCCAgctgggccctgctggccaaCCACTTCAAGGCGGGCAGCACCGGCTTCCCCTTCCCCTATGTGCTGGAGCCGCTGGGAGCCTCCCCCTCGGAGACCTccaagctgcagcagctggtggaAAAGATCGACCGACAGGGGGCCTCGCCCGGAGCCGGCCCGGCGGCCCCCTCGGCCTCCTCGCcgccctcctcttcctcctcggGGCCCAACCAGTGCGTGATCTGCCTGCGGGTGCTGAGCTGCCCCCGGGCACTGCGCCTTCACTATGGGCAACACGGAGGGGAGCGTCCCTTCAAGTGCAAGGTGTGCGGCCGGGCCTTCTCCACCCGGGGCAATCTGCGAGCGCACTTCGTGGGCCACAAGGCCAGCCCGGCTGCCCGAGCCcagaactcctgccccatctGCCAGAAGAAGTTCACCAATGCCGTCAGCCTCCAGCAACACGTCCGCATGCACCTCGGGGGCCAGATCCCCaatggagccctgctgcctgagccccccGCTGCCCCGGGGGAGGGCCCCCGCCAGCCTGAGGGTCCCGCCCCGCAGAGGGACGAGGAGGAGCtgtcggaggaggaggaggaggaggaggaaggcagcGATGAGGACTCACTGGACAGCAGCACAGAGAAGGCCATGGGGGGCGAGGAGAGGGCGTCCAGCCCGGAGGAGGAAGCAGCCCCAGCTCATgccaaggaagaggaggatgttGGGAAGCCagaggtggggggagcagctgaTCGCAGCCGCTCGCCTCCTGCGGGAAGGAGCCCCCCACCGGCCACGGAGGGAGAAGGGGACCCTAGCGCCCAGAAGGCAGAAGAAGGAGGAGACAGAgcacaggagggagaggaggagggggcagcaggggctggagccgaAGAGCCACGGGCCAGCCAGGCCAAAGAGGGGGTGGCACTGGCCTGTGGGGTATGCAAGGAGGGATTCCCTGACGGGGCAGCACTGCGTAAGCACGCCCTGGCAGCCCACCACCAG GttcccctgggcagcacagcgtggAGCTGCGGCACAGCACGGCGTGGCCGGCGTCCGGTCCCAGAGGCCCTAGCAACACCGGGAGGCACAGCAAAGCTGCAGGAGTTCCTGGCGCGGGATGTGCCAGCCCAGCTGGTGGGGCCCCTGTCCTTCTGGAACCAGTACACGGCCTTCATCGCAGGGGGGTGCCTGGCTGCCAAGACCTGCCGGGGCCCCCCCATCACCGctaccccctcctcctccactgcaCCCCCTGTGCTTTTTGGCCCGGCCACTGCGCCCAGCAAGGCAGCACCCCCCGAAGCCAAGGAGAAGCCGGCGGGAGGacccccagctgcaggggaggctgCCCCAGAGAGCCAAGGCAAAGCGGAAAAGTAG
- the SALL2 gene encoding sal-like protein 2 isoform X2: METETAPLASNPLAPDPPPPPPPPPLAPPAAPPHSGHLNIPLILEELRVLQQRQLHQMQMTEEICRQVLLLGSLGQSAPSAPASEPAPGASHQPKAPLPVFSIKSEPVRTQVSGSPEVPKPTFFHLYHPFPGSARGPKAEPILAPAFPTTGLLAAQCLGAARGLEQATSPGLLRQKNGAGGAELGLEEKPGGRHKCRFCAKVFGSDSALQIHLRSHTGERPYKCNVCGNRFTTRGNLKVHFHRHREKYPHVQMNPHPVPEHLDYVLTGAGLPYGMSVPPEKAEPGEEAAPPERKGLSATESLTLLSGTAAGGTAATQTLPVFNKLVLMKAAEGRGKGDENTPPGREAEGARVPLGKLPSWALLANHFKAGSTGFPFPYVLEPLGASPSETSKLQQLVEKIDRQGASPGAGPAAPSASSPPSSSSSGPNQCVICLRVLSCPRALRLHYGQHGGERPFKCKVCGRAFSTRGNLRAHFVGHKASPAARAQNSCPICQKKFTNAVSLQQHVRMHLGGQIPNGALLPEPPAAPGEGPRQPEGPAPQRDEEELSEEEEEEEEGSDEDSLDSSTEKAMGGEERASSPEEEAAPAHAKEEEDVGKPEVGGAADRSRSPPAGRSPPPATEGEGDPSAQKAEEGGDRAQEGEEEGAAGAGAEEPRASQAKEGVALACGVCKEGFPDGAALRKHALAAHHQVPLGSTAWSCGTARRGRRPVPEALATPGGTAKLQEFLARDVPAQLVGPLSFWNQYTAFIAGGCLAAKTCRGPPITATPSSSTAPPVLFGPATAPSKAAPPEAKEKPAGGPPAAGEAAPESQGKAEK; the protein is encoded by the exons ATGGAGACAGAGACAGCTCCTCTGGCCAGCAATCCCTTGGCCCCGgacccaccccctcctccaccgccACCGCCCCtggctccaccagctgcccccccccactctgggcaCCTCAACATCCCCCTGATCCTGGAGGAGCTGCGGGTGCTCCAGCAGCGCCAGCTGCACCAGATGCAGATGACGGAGGAGATCTGCCGGcaggtgctgctgctgggctccTTGGGGCAGTCAGCCCCCTCGGCCCCCGCCTCAGAGCCAGCCCCGGGAGCCTCCCACCAACCCAAGGCCCCCTTGCCTGTCTTCTCCATCAAGTCCGAGCCGGTGAGGACCCAGGTGTCGGGCTCCCCAGAGGTGCCCAAGCCCACCTTTTTCCACCTCTACCACCCCTTCCCTGGCAGCGCCAGGGGCCCCAAAGCAGAGCCCATCCTGGCCCCAGCGTTCCCTACCACGGGGCTCCTGGCCGCCCAGTGTCTGGGGGCAGCACGGGGCCTGGAGCAGGCCacctccccagggctgctgcgGCAGAAGAACGGGGCCGGGGGAgccgagctggggctggaggagaagcCGGGGGGTCGGCACAAGTGCCGCTTCTGCGCCAAGGTCTTCGGGAGCGACAGCGCCCTGCAGATCCACCTGCGCTCCCACACGGGCGAGCGCCCCTACAAGTGCAACGTCTGTGGCAACCGCTTCACCACCCGGGGCAACCTCAAAGTGCACTTCCACCGGCACCGGGAGAAGTACCCCCATGTCCAGATGAACCCCCACCCGGTCCCGGAGCACCTCGACTATGTGCTGACCGGCGCCGGGCTGCCCTATGGCATGTCCGTGCCGCCGGAGAAGGCCGAGCCGGGTGAGGAAGCAGCGCCCCCCGAGCGCAAGGGGCTGAGCGCCACCGAGAGCCTGACACTGCTCTCGGGCACCGCGGCCGGGGGCACAGCCGCCACTCAGACCCTGCCCGTCTTCAACAAGCTGGTGCTGATGAAAGCGGCcgaggggcggggcaagggggaCGAGAACACGCCGCCGGGGCGGGAAGCAGAAGGAGCCCGGGTGCCCCTGGGCAAGCTGCCCAgctgggccctgctggccaaCCACTTCAAGGCGGGCAGCACCGGCTTCCCCTTCCCCTATGTGCTGGAGCCGCTGGGAGCCTCCCCCTCGGAGACCTccaagctgcagcagctggtggaAAAGATCGACCGACAGGGGGCCTCGCCCGGAGCCGGCCCGGCGGCCCCCTCGGCCTCCTCGCcgccctcctcttcctcctcggGGCCCAACCAGTGCGTGATCTGCCTGCGGGTGCTGAGCTGCCCCCGGGCACTGCGCCTTCACTATGGGCAACACGGAGGGGAGCGTCCCTTCAAGTGCAAGGTGTGCGGCCGGGCCTTCTCCACCCGGGGCAATCTGCGAGCGCACTTCGTGGGCCACAAGGCCAGCCCGGCTGCCCGAGCCcagaactcctgccccatctGCCAGAAGAAGTTCACCAATGCCGTCAGCCTCCAGCAACACGTCCGCATGCACCTCGGGGGCCAGATCCCCaatggagccctgctgcctgagccccccGCTGCCCCGGGGGAGGGCCCCCGCCAGCCTGAGGGTCCCGCCCCGCAGAGGGACGAGGAGGAGCtgtcggaggaggaggaggaggaggaggaaggcagcGATGAGGACTCACTGGACAGCAGCACAGAGAAGGCCATGGGGGGCGAGGAGAGGGCGTCCAGCCCGGAGGAGGAAGCAGCCCCAGCTCATgccaaggaagaggaggatgttGGGAAGCCagaggtggggggagcagctgaTCGCAGCCGCTCGCCTCCTGCGGGAAGGAGCCCCCCACCGGCCACGGAGGGAGAAGGGGACCCTAGCGCCCAGAAGGCAGAAGAAGGAGGAGACAGAgcacaggagggagaggaggagggggcagcaggggctggagccgaAGAGCCACGGGCCAGCCAGGCCAAAGAGGGGGTGGCACTGGCCTGTGGGGTATGCAAGGAGGGATTCCCTGACGGGGCAGCACTGCGTAAGCACGCCCTGGCAGCCCACCACCAG GttcccctgggcagcacagcgtggAGCTGCGGCACAGCACGGCGTGGCCGGCGTCCGGTCCCAGAGGCCCTAGCAACACCGGGAGGCACAGCAAAGCTGCAGGAGTTCCTGGCGCGGGATGTGCCAGCCCAGCTGGTGGGGCCCCTGTCCTTCTGGAACCAGTACACGGCCTTCATCGCAGGGGGGTGCCTGGCTGCCAAGACCTGCCGGGGCCCCCCCATCACCGctaccccctcctcctccactgcaCCCCCTGTGCTTTTTGGCCCGGCCACTGCGCCCAGCAAGGCAGCACCCCCCGAAGCCAAGGAGAAGCCGGCGGGAGGacccccagctgcaggggaggctgCCCCAGAGAGCCAAGGCAAAGCGGAAAAGTAG
- the METTL3 gene encoding N(6)-adenosine-methyltransferase catalytic subunit METTL3, with protein sequence MSDTWSSIQAHKKQLDSLRERLQRRRKHDPLDLRNPELASPFRSDSPVPAAPTLSTAARELATDPELEKKLLHHLSDLGLALPTDALSICLAISTPEAPITQHSVESLLQKFAAQELIEVRRGLLQDDEEQPTLVTYADHSKLSAMMGAVAERKGPTEPGSTGGQKRWAEQDAGGAVPSPAGATPSALTTSELAKEPAKKSRKQASDLDLEIESLLSQQSTKEQQSKKVSQEILELLNTTTAKEQSIVEKFRSRGRAQVQEFCDYGTKEECMKATDAERPCRKLHFRRIINKHTDESLGDCSFLNTCFHMDTCKYVHYEIDACADLDASGGRDHNAGQELVLPQAVGGDPSIDRLFPPQWICCDIRYLDVSILGKFAVVMADPPWDIHMELPYGTLTDDEMRRLNIPVLQDEGFLFLWVTGRAMELGRECLNLWGYERVDEIIWVKTNQLQRIIRTGRTGHWLNHGKEHCLVGVKGNPQGFNRGLDCDVIVAEVRSTSHKPDEIYGMIERLSPGTRKIELFGRPHNVQPNWITLGNQLDGIHLLDPDVVAQFKQRYPDGIISKPKNM encoded by the exons ATGTCGGACACCTGGAGCTCGATCCAGGCCCACAAGAAGCAGCTGGACTCGCTGCGGGAGCGGCTCCAGCGGCGGCGGAAACATGATCCGCTGG ACCTCAGGAACCCAGAGCTTGCGTCACCCTTCCGCAGCGACAGCCCAGTGCCCGCAGCCCCCACACTCAGCACCGCAGCTAGAGAGCTGGCCACTGACCCTGAGCTGGAGAAGAAGCTGCTGCATCACCTCTCGGACCTGGGGCTGGCGCTGCCCACCGATGCCCTCTCCATCTGCCTGGCCATCTCCACA CCGGAGGCCCCCATCACCCAGCACAGCGTGGAGAGCCTACTGCAGAAGTTTGCAGCTCAGGAGCTGATCGAGGTGCGCCGGGGACTGCTGCAGGACGATGAAGAGCAGCCCACTCTGGTCACCTATGCTGACCACTCCAAGCTCTCCGCCATGATGGGCGCTGTGGCTGAGAGGAAAGGCCCCACTGAACCAGGCAGCACTGGGGGCCAGAAGCGCTGGGCGGAGCAGGATGCTGGGGGTGCCGTTCCTTCCCCAGCTGGTGCCACCCCCTCTGCCTTGACCACCTCGGAGCTGGCCAAGGAGCCGGCCAAGAAGTCTCGGAAGCAGGCATCAGACCTGGACCTGGAGATCGAGAGCCTGCTGAGCCAGCAGTCCACCAAGGAGCAGCAGAGCAAGAAG gtgagCCAGGAGATCCTGGAGCTGCTGAACACAACCACGGCCAAGGAGCAGTCAATCGTGGAGAAGTTCCGCTCGCGAGGCCGTGCCCAGGTACAGGAGTTCTGTGACTATGGCACCAAGGAGGAGTGTATGAAAGCCACAGATGCTGAGCGGCCCTGCCGCAAACTGCATTTCAG GCGCATCATTAACAAGCACACGGACGAGTCTCTGGGCGACTGCTCCTTCCTCAACACCTGCTTCCACATGGACACCTGCAAGTACGTCCACTATGAGATTGATGCCTGTGCCGACCTGGACGCCTCTGGGGGGCGCGACCACAACGCTGGCCAGGAGCTGGTGCTGCCCCAGGCAGTGGGTGGGGACCCCAGCATCGACCGTCTCTTCCCCCCGCAG tgGATCTGCTGCGACATCCGCTATCTGGATGTCAGCATTCTGGGCAAGTTCGCGGTGGTCATGGCTGACCCGCCCTGGGACATCCACATGGAGCTGCCTTACGGCACCCTGACTGATGACGAGATGCGGCGCCTCAACATCCCCGTCCTGCAGGACGAAGGGTTTCTCTTCCTCTGGGTCACTGGCCg ggCCATGGAGCTGGGACGCGAGTGCCTCAATCTCTGGGG gTACGAGCGGGTGGACGAGATCATCTGGGTGAAAACCAACCAGCTGCAGCGAATCATCCGCACGGGGCGGACGGGGCACTGGCTGAACCATGGGAAGGAGCACTGCCTG GTGGGGGTCAAAGGGAACCCCCAAGGCTTCAACCGGGGCCTGGACTGCGATGTCATCGTAGCTGAG GTCCGTTCCACCAGTCACAAGCCAGATGAGATCTACGGCATGATCGAGCGCCTCTCTCCTGGCACCCGCAAGATCGAGCTGTTTGGCCGCCCTCATAACGTGCAGCCCAACTG GATCACCCTGGGCAACCAGTTGGATGGCATCCACCTCCTGGACCCTGATGTGGTGGCCCAGTTCAAGCAGCGCTACCCAGACGGGATCATCTCTAAGCCCAAGAACATGTAG
- the TOX4 gene encoding TOX high mobility group box family member 4 isoform X2, whose amino-acid sequence MEFPGGNDNYLAITGTAHPFLSGAETFHTPSLGDEEFEIPPISLDADPSLAVSDVVGHFDDLGDPSSAPDTGFSTQYGVQALDMPVGMNHSLMEQGGGLLTGGLAMDLDHSMGTQYSTNPPVTIDVPMSPGALMGHGQLTTIDQSELSSQLGLSLGGSSILPPAAQSPEERLSTTPSPTSSLQEDEPEEFRRQVPAQKAAPVVLDAGRKQKPAKKQKKKKDPNEPQKPVSAYALFFRDTQAAIKGQNPNATFGEVSKIVASMWDSLGEEQKQVYKRKTEAAKKEYLKALAAYRAIQTAAETAELDLNPVPPPAAPPPAPAPAPTPPSPAPTPPAPSPVLESPPAAPQPAPSAGNLCSPPPAQPSFTKIIIPKQMLPSSLAVSSQGGVVTVIPVTSVTSRGLQLGTGATQIVTRSVLQAAAAAAAAASSMQLPRLQPPPLQQMPPPQPPAQQVAVLQPPPPLQAMQQPALQQKVRLHLQQQPPPLQIKILPPPALQIQPVTLQPEEASPERPSPEPQGSPEPVEMITADVVPEVESPTQMDVELVSESPMGLSPRPRCVRSGCDNPPVSSSDWDNEYCSSECVVKHCRDVFLAWLASRNSNNSVVFVK is encoded by the exons ATGGAG TTCCCTGGAGGAAACGACAATTACCTGGCCATCACGGGGACGGCCCATCCCTTCCTGTCGGGGGCGGAG ACGTtccacacccccagcctgggggatgaggagtttgagaTCCCGCCCATCTCCCTGGACGCCGACCCCTCGCTAGCTGTCTCAGACGTGGTGGGGCACTTCGATGACCTGGGGGACCCCAGCAGCGCACCGGACACCGGCTTCTCCACCCAGTATGGCGTGCAGGCTCTCGACATGCCCGTGGGCATGAACCACAGCCTCATGGAGCAGGGCGGCGGGCTCCTGACGGGGGGGCTGGCCATg GACCTGGATCACTCCATGGGCACCCAGTATAGCACCAACCCGCCTGTCACGATAGATGTGCCCATGAGCCCTGGGGCACTGATGGGGCATGGCCAGCTGACGACCATTGACCAGTCCgagctgagctcccagctgggcctGAGCCTGGGGGGCAGCTCCATCCTACCGCCCGCTGCCCAGTCGCCCGAGGAGCGGCTCTCCACCACGCCCTCGCCCACCAGCTCCCTGCAGGAAGACGAGCCCGAGGAGTTCAGACGG caggtGCCGGCCCAGAAGGCAGCGCCGGTGGTGCTGGACGCGGGGCGGAAGCAGAAGCCCGCCAAgaagcagaagaagaagaaggaccCAAATGAGCCGCAGAAGCCGGTCTCAGCCTACGCCCTGTTCTTCCGTGACACACAGGCTGCCATCAAGGGCCAGAACCCCAACGCCACCTTTGGGGAGGTCTCCAAGATTGTGGCCTCCATGTGGGACAGCCTGGGCGAGGAGCAGAAACAG GTTTACAAGAGGAAGACGGAGGCGGCGAAGAAGGAGTATCTGAAGGCACTGGCGGCTTATCGGGCTATCCAG ACAGCAGCTGAGACGGCAGAGCTGGACCTGAACCCAGTgccgcccccagcagctcccccgccagcgccagctccagcccccacgcCCCCCTCGCCAGCCCCCAcgccccctgccccctcgccAGTTCTGGAGTCCCCACcggctgccccccagccagcacccAGCGCTGGGAACCTCTGCTCGCCaccgccagcccagcccagcttcaCCAAGATCATCATCCCCAAGCAGATGCTGCCCTCGTCGCTGGCCGTGTCCTCGCAGGGCGGTGTGGTCACTGTCATCCCCGTCACCTCCGTCACCTccagggggctgcagctgggcacGGGCGCCACCCAGATAGTTACCCGCTCTGTGCTGCAGGCTGCAGCTgcggctgcagctgctgcctcctccaTGCAGCTGCCCcggctccagcccccacccctgcagcagatgcccccgccccagccccctgcccagcaggTCGCTGTCCTGCAGCCCCCGCCGCCCCTGCAGGCCATGCAGCAGCCTGCCCTACAGCAGAAGGTGCGGCtccacctgcagcagcagcccccgcCCCTGCAGATCAAGATCCTGCCTCCACCAGCCCTGCAGATCCAGCCTGTCACCCTGCAGCCTGAGGAGGCCAGTCCTGAgcggcccagcccagagccccagggctccccggAGCCCGTGGAGATGATCACGGCTGACGTGGTGCCTGAG gtGGAGTCCCCGACGCAGATGGACGTGGAGCTGGTGTCAGAGTCGCCCATGGGGCTGTCGCCCCGGCCCCGCTGCGTGCGCTCTGGCTGTGACAACCCGCCTGTCAGCAGCAGCGACTGGGACAACGAGTACTGCAGCAGCGAGTGTGTTGTCAAGCACTGCAG GGACGTGTTCCTAGCGTGGCTGGCTTCCCGTAACTCCAACAACAGCGTGGTGTTTGTGAAGTGA
- the TOX4 gene encoding TOX high mobility group box family member 4 isoform X1, with protein MEFPGGNDNYLAITGTAHPFLSGAETFHTPSLGDEEFEIPPISLDADPSLAVSDVVGHFDDLGDPSSAPDTGFSTQYGVQALDMPVGMNHSLMEQGGGLLTGGLAMDLDHSMGTQYSTNPPVTIDVPMSPGALMGHGQLTTIDQSELSSQLGLSLGGSSILPPAAQSPEERLSTTPSPTSSLQEDEPEEFRRQQVPAQKAAPVVLDAGRKQKPAKKQKKKKDPNEPQKPVSAYALFFRDTQAAIKGQNPNATFGEVSKIVASMWDSLGEEQKQVYKRKTEAAKKEYLKALAAYRAIQTAAETAELDLNPVPPPAAPPPAPAPAPTPPSPAPTPPAPSPVLESPPAAPQPAPSAGNLCSPPPAQPSFTKIIIPKQMLPSSLAVSSQGGVVTVIPVTSVTSRGLQLGTGATQIVTRSVLQAAAAAAAAASSMQLPRLQPPPLQQMPPPQPPAQQVAVLQPPPPLQAMQQPALQQKVRLHLQQQPPPLQIKILPPPALQIQPVTLQPEEASPERPSPEPQGSPEPVEMITADVVPEVESPTQMDVELVSESPMGLSPRPRCVRSGCDNPPVSSSDWDNEYCSSECVVKHCRDVFLAWLASRNSNNSVVFVK; from the exons ATGGAG TTCCCTGGAGGAAACGACAATTACCTGGCCATCACGGGGACGGCCCATCCCTTCCTGTCGGGGGCGGAG ACGTtccacacccccagcctgggggatgaggagtttgagaTCCCGCCCATCTCCCTGGACGCCGACCCCTCGCTAGCTGTCTCAGACGTGGTGGGGCACTTCGATGACCTGGGGGACCCCAGCAGCGCACCGGACACCGGCTTCTCCACCCAGTATGGCGTGCAGGCTCTCGACATGCCCGTGGGCATGAACCACAGCCTCATGGAGCAGGGCGGCGGGCTCCTGACGGGGGGGCTGGCCATg GACCTGGATCACTCCATGGGCACCCAGTATAGCACCAACCCGCCTGTCACGATAGATGTGCCCATGAGCCCTGGGGCACTGATGGGGCATGGCCAGCTGACGACCATTGACCAGTCCgagctgagctcccagctgggcctGAGCCTGGGGGGCAGCTCCATCCTACCGCCCGCTGCCCAGTCGCCCGAGGAGCGGCTCTCCACCACGCCCTCGCCCACCAGCTCCCTGCAGGAAGACGAGCCCGAGGAGTTCAGACGG cagcaggtGCCGGCCCAGAAGGCAGCGCCGGTGGTGCTGGACGCGGGGCGGAAGCAGAAGCCCGCCAAgaagcagaagaagaagaaggaccCAAATGAGCCGCAGAAGCCGGTCTCAGCCTACGCCCTGTTCTTCCGTGACACACAGGCTGCCATCAAGGGCCAGAACCCCAACGCCACCTTTGGGGAGGTCTCCAAGATTGTGGCCTCCATGTGGGACAGCCTGGGCGAGGAGCAGAAACAG GTTTACAAGAGGAAGACGGAGGCGGCGAAGAAGGAGTATCTGAAGGCACTGGCGGCTTATCGGGCTATCCAG ACAGCAGCTGAGACGGCAGAGCTGGACCTGAACCCAGTgccgcccccagcagctcccccgccagcgccagctccagcccccacgcCCCCCTCGCCAGCCCCCAcgccccctgccccctcgccAGTTCTGGAGTCCCCACcggctgccccccagccagcacccAGCGCTGGGAACCTCTGCTCGCCaccgccagcccagcccagcttcaCCAAGATCATCATCCCCAAGCAGATGCTGCCCTCGTCGCTGGCCGTGTCCTCGCAGGGCGGTGTGGTCACTGTCATCCCCGTCACCTCCGTCACCTccagggggctgcagctgggcacGGGCGCCACCCAGATAGTTACCCGCTCTGTGCTGCAGGCTGCAGCTgcggctgcagctgctgcctcctccaTGCAGCTGCCCcggctccagcccccacccctgcagcagatgcccccgccccagccccctgcccagcaggTCGCTGTCCTGCAGCCCCCGCCGCCCCTGCAGGCCATGCAGCAGCCTGCCCTACAGCAGAAGGTGCGGCtccacctgcagcagcagcccccgcCCCTGCAGATCAAGATCCTGCCTCCACCAGCCCTGCAGATCCAGCCTGTCACCCTGCAGCCTGAGGAGGCCAGTCCTGAgcggcccagcccagagccccagggctccccggAGCCCGTGGAGATGATCACGGCTGACGTGGTGCCTGAG gtGGAGTCCCCGACGCAGATGGACGTGGAGCTGGTGTCAGAGTCGCCCATGGGGCTGTCGCCCCGGCCCCGCTGCGTGCGCTCTGGCTGTGACAACCCGCCTGTCAGCAGCAGCGACTGGGACAACGAGTACTGCAGCAGCGAGTGTGTTGTCAAGCACTGCAG GGACGTGTTCCTAGCGTGGCTGGCTTCCCGTAACTCCAACAACAGCGTGGTGTTTGTGAAGTGA